The following coding sequences are from one Melanotaenia boesemani isolate fMelBoe1 chromosome 17, fMelBoe1.pri, whole genome shotgun sequence window:
- the prrc2a gene encoding protein PRRC2A isoform X3, which produces MSERSGQTAKGKEGKTKYASLNLFDTYKGKSLETQKPVVPPRHGLQSLGKVASARRMPPPANLPSLKAENKGNDPNVSLVPKDGTGWASKPESADPKSTDALSAPQPESQQPVASQIPAPTLPRTPPASEALAPTSTQAVGARSWAQASVTHGTQGDGGKGSNLPSPFSREEFPTLQSAGDQDKVGREQATADQWYGPGPSLRPQNVTSWRDGGGRALAPTLPGEGAAEGGTAGALVMDGAVGVAPPSSQNHGPPRNPPAGSPALPLPQPPVGPGYPPYRGIMPPFMYPPYLPFPAPYGPQGPYRYPPPGEGPAPRFSRGQGGPDNRPQGGPRESGGEVVKRPSILKQDDLKELDELDHDGDEGWAGAHEEIDYSAKLKFSDDEGEEEGEEERTESKSDSRCVNNEQQRSQDAPSATSHSRNSDSGGDNRRTPPSNADNGPQPPSCKPGWPEEGGNNWGGQGAPSNYQERSLNQGGSPGLGKPAPAQHQSTAGGPTASAQPGVLVHGSQGDDEDETWRQRRKQSSSEISAAVERARRRREEEERRMEEERRAACAEKLKKLDEKQQQQQGSSTGGGSSKTPSLDGNSTAATAGSPSPSMSASSPNISQPPSPCVDHEEPPVLAAQPGSSTGTNDHQRASSNSSYDSSADTQQCSQPAVSQQQQPPLEIPLPGESKEEAMVSPHIRAGSGGERVIDPVKIENIGGGAGRQAGGPPSQSYSKYQKSLPPRFQRQQQEQLLKQQQQWQQQHSQASQSQLSPQPQGPQGPSSGSTPQPGPGPKQGGPLYQPSNMVRPPPLPMNFDPRWMMMPYMDPRMMQGRPPPMDYYSAGMHPSGLIGRERSDSGGSGSDPFDRPQQHPGHPNRGTPPMDPKLAWVPEVFPGGAENRGLTSPLRQKQALEDDDVAKGPRSDTPPHRLREGGLGPIQQPSTSSATSSQTPPPVGTQVTAQGSSHHPHHYIGGRGNYSNFPDQGARMPAHQQHQRADDRGSQPHSFSHQDEGPPRGSQQGQIWGATHPHYDRNGRADIPPVESNSHHHHHHHSHHPQPHFTLHPHKPENSRDRVGDAQAKKTDSSPPLHQPSLSSSCSSSSSSSAREDVNVKVAQHPRPPQREGESGISHSHGERGNSGNTSSNHVKQEKAGPAHPPHSSIASSPPPSQHGSHNQPQQHPHPKSNQRGGREHKTETQWGPRPGSSNMGGGSSHGRRANHAGGGNSSRGGEDPSYTSSDHKSSNQTGGSNANKRAGPIKKPVLKEIKREGGEVDGGEKTGTGFGKDKEQDGGQPISMKQEASSISQSTSAPSKDEPVQATKPRNGGKDRSSGGGGGGPGRGPKDVDATSGFSGSTSRRDRDRSFERGNSHHHGVPAKGSRASRGRGGEFYGRGRGYRGSYTASAGPAGGNRGRMGGRSGRDYRSSGGHHQESKGEGAGGRHGQDRSQHNPARARNRSETRSEGSEYEEIPKRRRERGSETGSESGASDLGHSDKDDNQKPNTKNGSDNVSATANISSAPPRSSQARVFTPRGVPSRRGRGGGSGGGNIYRSSGNTGGTGGGHRVGPSSGSLSGSSKSSASGRKQQSQPQTSGPKDFGRGGNAREKKDRVVDGSQTQSQGANPTQPSLPAMTLAPLVSSENGGVLTQQAPTNPAPNSGGPNVPPLPSNRGFERPPRRRRHGRSQHQQDKPPRFRRLKERENAARINGGVGVIGGGRPSSPSLNSVQDSNGAPVSAPNTGNAQNANHNATLTTNNNSGAGHLNTNNANSHHHHHYNQGNAGTTHPQHHHNHGAKSPDFTNQNSDQANEEWETASESSDFTEFKDREGGVGKSYASHHHHHLGRGGGGGGGGGLVEREMTSKEPLANKRSFSSQRPGMERQNRRVNTGGGGGGGGGRGPRGPPGGCSGGPGTGGGSRGEKRGNWPSPKNRK; this is translated from the exons ATGTCAGAGCGCTCTGGGCAAACTGCAAAGGGGAAGGAAGGCAAAACCAAGTATGCGTCTCTCAACCTGTTTGATACATACAAAGGAAAGAGCCTTGAAACACAAAAGCCTGTTG TTCCCCCCCGCCATGGCCTGCAGTCTCTTGGTAAAGTTGCCTCTGCGCGGCGTATGCCACCCCCTGCCAACCTGCCCAGTCTGAAGGCAGAGAACAAAGGCAACGATCCCAACGTCTCGCTTGTTCCCAAAGACGGCACAGGATGGGCAAGCAAACCGGAATCAGCAGACCCAAAGAG TACCGATGCATTGTCAGCACCGCAGCCGGAATCGCAGCAGCCTGTGGCTTCACAGATACCTGCACCGACCCTCCCGAGAACCCCGCCAGCTTCAGAG GCTCTGGCCCCAACTTCAACCCAGGCCGTAGGGGCAAGGTCCTGGGCACAAGCCAGTGTTACACATGGAACACAAGGGGATG GTGGAAAGGGATCAAACCTACCGTCGCCATTCTCTCGCGAGGAATTTCCCACCCTGCAGTCGGCTGGCGACCAGGACAAAGTTGGCAGAGAACAGGCCACTGCAGATCAGTGGTATGGGCCCGGACCAAGCCTCCGCCCCCAGA ACGTTACAAGTTGGCGGGACGGTGGGGGTCGAGCCCTGGCACCCACCCTGCCTGGGGAGGGGGCAGCAGAGGGTGGCACAGCTGGAGCTCTGGTAATGGATGGGGCTGTTGGGGTCGCCCCTCCAAGCTCCCAGAACCATGGGCCACCTAGGAATCCTCCTGCAGGCAGTCCCGCCTTACCCCTGCCCCAGCCCCCAGTGGGGCCTGGGTATCCCCCCTATCGAGGGATCATGCCTCCGTTC ATGTATCCTCCCTATCTACCATTTCCGGCCCCCTATGGCCCTCAGGGGCCCTACAGGTACCCTCCACCTGGGGAAGGGCCCGCTCCAAG ATTTTCACGTGGACAGGGTGGACCTGACAACAGGCCACAGGGCGGTCCACGTGAATCAGGTGGAGAGGTGGTAAAACGACCCTCTATCCTAAAGCAGGATGACCTAAAGGAGCTAGATGAGCTGGATCATGATGGAGACGAAGGCTGGGCAG GGGCCCATGAGGAGATTGATTACTCTGCCAAGCTGAAGTTCAGTGAtgatgaaggagaagaagagggagaggaggagagaactGAGAGCAAGAGTGACTCCCGGTGTGTGAACAA TGAGCAGCAGAGGTCCCAGGATGCTCCCAGTGCAACCTCTCATTCTCGAAACTCAGACAGCGGTGGAGACAACCGTCGCACGCCACCCTCTAATGCTGACAATGGCCCCCAGCCCCCTTCTTGCAAGCCAGGGTGGCCAGAGGAGGGAGGAAATAACTGGGGAGGTCAGGGTGCACCATCCAACTACCAG GAGCGGTCACTTAACCAGGGTGGATCTCCTGGCCTGGGGAAACCTGCTCCTGCCCAGCATCAGTCAACAGCAGGAGGTCCTACTGCCTCTGCTCAGCCAGGTGTGCTAGTCCATGGGTCCCAGggagatgatgaggatgagACTTGGCGACAGCGCAGGAAGCAGTCATCCTCTGAGATCTCTGCAGCCGTGGAACGAGCCCGCCGCCGCCGGGAAGAGGAAGAGCgtaggatggaggaggagagacgTGCAGCCTGCGCTGAGAAGCTGAAGAAGCTGGATGagaagcagcaacagcagcagggCAGCAGCACAGGAGGTGGCAGCAGTAAGACCCCAAGCCTTGATGGAAATTCTACAGCTGCTACAGCAGGCAGCCCAAGTCCATCTATGTCGGCTTCTTCTCCAAACATCAGCCAGCCTCCCTCTCCTTGTGTGGACCATGAAGAGCCTCCAGTTCTGGCCGCCCAACCAGGCTCCAGTACTGGAACAAATGACCATCAACGAGctagcagcaacagcagctatGACTCCAGTGCAG ATACCCAACAGTGTTCCCAGCCAGCTGTATCACAGCAACAGCAACCCCCACTGGAGATACCCTTACCAGGAGAGAGTAAAGAAGAGGCCATGGTCAGTCCTCACATCCGTGCAGGTAGTGGAGGTGAAAGGGTAATCGACCCAGTGAAGATTGAGAATATTGGTGGGGGAGCAGGTCGGCAAGCTGGTGGTCCTCCGAGCCAGAGTTACTCAAAGTACCAGAAATCGCTCCCACCTCGCTTTCAGAGGCAGCAGCAG GAGCAGCtcctgaagcagcagcagcagtggcaaCAGCAGCACAGCCAGGCATCACAAAGTCAGCTGTCCCCGCAGCCTCAGGGTCCTCAAGGTCCTTCATCGGGTTCAACGCCCCAGCCGGGTCCTGGACCAAAGCAGGGTGGACCTCTATATCAACCCAGTAATATGGTTCGACCTCCACCTCTGCCAATGAATTTTGACCCTCGTTGGATGATGATGCCCTACATGGACCCTCGCATGATGCAGGGTCGCCCCCCACCCATGGATTACTATTCAGCTGGCATGCACCCATCTG gGCTTATTGGGCGTGAGCGATCGGATTCAGGGGGATCTGGTTCAGACCCCTTTGACAGGCCGCAACAGCATCCGGGACACCCTAACCGTGGGACCCCCCCTATGGATCCTAAGCTGGCCTGGGTGCCAGAGGTCTTCCCTGGTGGAGCAGAGAACCGTGGGTTAACATCACCCCTACGACAGAAGCAGGCACtggaggatgatgatgtggCAAAGGGGCCCAG GAGTGATACTCCTCCACATCGCTTACGAGAGGGTGGATTGGGACCCATCCAGCAGCCTAGCACCTCATCAGCGACATCCAGTCAAACTCCTCCTCCCGTTGGCACTCAAGTCACTGCCCAGGGAAGCAGCCACCACCCTCATCATTACATTGGTGGCCGTGGCAACTACAGCAACTTTCCTGACCAGGGAGCAAGGATGCCTGCACACCAGCAGCATCAGAGGGCAGATGATAGAGGAAGCCAGCCACATAGCTTCTCCCACCAGGATGAAGGTCCTCCCCGAGGATCTCAACAGGGCCAGATATGGGGAGCCACACATCCTCATTATGATCGTAATGGCCGAGCAGACATCCCCCCTGTGGAGAGCAActctcatcaccaccaccaccatcacagCCACCACCCTCAGCCTCACTTCACTCTTCACCCTCATAAGCCAGAAAACAGTCGTGACAGAGTTGGTGATGCCCAAGCTAAGAAGAcagactcttctcctcctcttcaccaACCTTCCCTGTCAtcctcctgctcttcctcttcctcatcttctgcCAGAGAGGATGTGAATGTCAAAGTGGCTCAACATCCTCGTCCACCACAAAGAGAGGGTGAATCTGGTATCAGCCACAGTCATGGAGAAAGAGGCAACAGTGGTAACACCAGTAGCAACCATGTGAAACAAGAGAAGGCAGGCCCAGCACATCCACCTCATTCCTCCATCGCCTCTAGCCCACCGCCTTCCCAACATGGTAGTCATAATCAGCCTCAGCAGCATCCCCATCCTAAGTCAAACCAAAGAGGAGGGCGGGAACACAAGACAGAAACCCAGTGGGGCCCACGCCCTGGAAGCAGcaatatgggtggggggtcctcTCATGGCAGAAGGGCCAATCATGCAGGAGGTGGGAACAGCTCCCGTGGAGGAGAAGACCCCTCTTATACATCATCAGATCACAAATCTTCCAACCAGACAGGAGGAAGCAATGCCAACAAGAGGGCTGGTCCAATTAAGAAACCAGTTCTGAAGGAAataaagagagagggaggggaggttGATGGAGGAGAAAAAACAGGCACAGGCTTCGGAAAAGATAAAGAACAAGATGGTGGGCAACCCATCTCCATGAAACAGGAAGCTTCCTCCATCTCCCAGAGCACTTCAGCTCCATCTAAAGACGAGCCAGTTCAGGCAACTAAACCCAGGAATGGAGGAAAAGACCGGTCCtctggtggaggtggaggagggccAGGTAGAGGGCCTAAAGATGTAGATGCCACATCAGGATTTTCAGGATCCACTTCTAGAAGGGACAGAGATCGGTCCTTTGAAAGAGGCAACTCCCACCACCATGGAGTCCCTGCTAAAGGCAGCAGGGCTAGTCGAGGGCGTGGGGGAGAATTTTATGGACGTGGTCGTGGTTACCGAGGCAGCTACACGGCCAGCGCTGGACCTGCTGGTGGCAATCGTGGCAGAATGGGTGGTAGGAGTGGCAGAGACTACCGCTCATCAGGTGGCCACCACCAAGAATCCAAGGGTGAAGGAGCTGGTGGTCGGCATGGCCAGGATCGGTCTCAGCATAATCCTGCCAGGGCCAGAAACAGAAGTGAAACTCGGAGCGAGGGATCAGAGTATGAAGAAATCCccaagagaagaagagagagaggcTCGGAGACTGGTAGCGAGAGTGGTGCAAGTGACCTTGGTCACTCTGACAAAGATGATAACCAAAAACCCAACACCAAGAATGGTTCTGACAATGTCAGTGCTACAGCAAACATTTCATCTGCACCACCGAGAAGTTCCCAGGCACGTGTCTTCACCCCAAGGGGTGTGCCCTCTAGGAGGGGCAGGGGTGGGGGAAGTGGGGGAGGAAACATCTACAGGAGTAGTGGCAATACTGGAGGAACAGGTGGGGGACATCGGGTTGGACCCAGCTCGGGTTCTCTCAGTGGCTCCTCCAAGTCATCCGCTTCAGGCCGAAAACAACAAAGTCAGCCACAAACCTCTGGCCCCAAAGACTTTGGTCGAGGAGGAAATGCAAGAGAAAAGAAGGACAGGGTAGTTGATGGAAGTCAAACTCAAAGTCAGGGGGCCAACCCCACTCAGCCGTCTTTGCCTGCTATGACCCTTGCTCCTCTAGTTTCCTCTGAAAATGGAGGGGTCCTAACCCAGCAAGCTCCAACCAATCCTGCACCAAACTCTGGAGGGCCAAATGTTCCCCCTCTTCCCAGTAACCGTGGGTTTGAGAGACCCCCTAGACGTCGTCGGCATGGGCGGTCACAGCACCAGCAGGACAAACCGCCCCGCTTCCGGAGACTGAAAGAACGGGAGAATGCTGCACGCATCAATGGAGGAGTGGGGGTCATTGGGGGAGGAAGACCATCCTCCCCTTCCCTGAATTCAGTTCAAGACAGTAATGGAGCACCAGTCTCTGCTCCCAACACGGGAAATGCCCAAAATGCTAACCACAATGCCACACTAACCACCAACAATAACAGTGGGGCCGGGCATCTTAACACAAACAATGCaaacagccaccaccatcaccactaCAACCAGGGCAATGCTGGTACAACTCACCCCCAACACCACCATAACCACGGAGCAAAATCGCCCGACTTCACCAACCAGAACTCAGACCAGGCCAATGAGGAGTGGGAGACCGCCTCTGAGAGCAGTGACTTCACAGAGTTCAAAGACAGGGAAGGAGGAGTTGGGAAGTCTTATGCTtctcaccatcaccaccacctgGGAAGGGGAGGAGGGGGCGGCGGAGGTGGCGGTCTGGTTGAGCGAGAGATGACGAGTAAAGAGCCATTGGCCAATAAAAGAAGCTTCTCAAGCCAACGTCCTGGGATGGAGCGACAGAACCGGCGGGTCAacactggaggaggaggagggggaggtggaggcagaggtcCTCGTGGCCCTCCTGGTGGTTGCTCCGGTGGGCCTGGCACTGGAGGTGGCAGCCGTGGGGAGAAGCGTGGCAACTGGCCCTCACCAAAAAATAGGAAATGA